Proteins from one Triticum aestivum cultivar Chinese Spring chromosome 7A, IWGSC CS RefSeq v2.1, whole genome shotgun sequence genomic window:
- the LOC123147469 gene encoding uncharacterized protein: MAASSPASSGKAASDSSAPPPAPSPVVSNGNGTPQKPPPVAGFDMPKPNLRGLNKPKCIQCGNVARSRCPFQCCKSCCYKAQNPCHIHVLKQNNTLPEKTPPAPIPLSDQPSTNSPLTGSSSRLSSLQKLPHHFLNSIRTRKSLAKKDIASINKWRFMKLKEHMQGDIDIENEAYDRYTQNIGLLEETFYLKEDSSGEHETEATSSEEMMEIMVSEAKVRLKSDGANAAGFKERIATVLDQKLKKLQEKNSAYEDDNSSDQSLDDHTKPVKWNIKQQTVRNAKTNELLGKLTKAQSEDDLKPCLNIIAQLFGKEIASSSMGTSNKSSDQESTPAVAPTYSFPKLTTRLEVDENMMSKINELSSLSQVVQL; the protein is encoded by the exons ATGGCCGCGTCGTCTCCGGCCTCCAGCGGCAAGGCGGCGAGCGACTCCTCCGCTCCTCCTCCGGCCCCTTCCCCCGTGGTATCCAATGGCAATGGAACGCCGCAGAAGCCGCCCCCCGTCGCCGGATTCGACATGCCCAAGCCCAACCTCCGCGGCCTCAACAAACCTAAGTGCATCCAGTGCGGCAACGTCGCCCGCTCCCG GTGCCCGTTCCAGTGTTGCAAGAGCTGCTGCTACAAAGCTCAGAACCCTTGCCACATTCATG TTCTCAAACAGAACAACACATTGCCAGAGAAGACACCACCAGCTCCTATCCCTTTGTCAGACCAACCATCAACCAATTCACCTTTAACCGG TTCTTCGTCGAGGCTGTCTTCCCTACAAAAGCTTCCCCATCATTTTCTGAATTCAATCCGAACAAGAAAGTCCCTTGCCAAGAAG GACATTGCAAGCATTAACAAGTGGAGGTTTATGAAGCTAAAGGAACATATGCAAGGAGATATTGATATTGAAAATGAAGCATATGATAGGTACACACAGAATATTGGATTGCTGGAGGAAACATTCTATCTCAAAGAAGATTCTTCTGGTGAACATGAAACTGAAGCAACTTCCTCAGAAGAAATGATGGAAATAATGGTCTCTGAGGCAAAGGTGAGGTTAAAATCTGATGGTGCAAATGCAGCTGGCTTTAAAGAGAGGATTGCCACTGTCTTGGACCAGAAGCTGAAGAAACTGCAAGAGAAGAACAGTGCCTACGAGGATGACAACTCCTCTGACCAAAGTCTAGATGACCATACAAAGCCGGTGAAGTGGAACATAAAACAGCAAACAGTGAGAAACGCGAAAACAAACGAGCTGCTTGGTAAGTTGACAAAAGCACAGAGTGAGGATGATTTGAAGCCTTGCCTCAATATCATCGCACAGCTGTTTGGGAAGGAGattgcttcctcctccatgggcaCATCAAACAAGTCAAGCGACCAAGAATCAACCCCCGCAGTTGCGCCCACTTATTCATTTCCAAAGCTCACAACTAGGCTGGAGGTAGACGAGAACATGATGTCTAAGATCAACGAGTTATCTTCTTTGAGTCAGGTTGTTCAGCTGTAA
- the LOC123153385 gene encoding uncharacterized protein — MAHRRALEGGLLDLGGNETAPPPAHRAVARLFLNTLTYASAACLLRHTGLLPSDKAGLSSVVNVAQQKNGALVACSGVMQPSWANDHVVCEGKLCLDGSSELL; from the exons ATGGCCCACAGAAG AGCCCTCGAGGGGGGACTCCTGGATTTGGGAGGAAACGagaccgcgccgccgcctgctcACCGTGCCGTCGCTCGACTCTTCCTCAACACGCTGACCTACGCATCGGCGGCGTGCCTCCTCCGCCATACTGGCCTTCTCCCCAGTG ATAAGGCCGGACTTTCTTCCGTTGTGAATGTGGCTCAACAGAAGAACGGTGCCTTGGTCGCTTGCTCCGGTGTGATGCAGCCAAGCTGGGCCAACGACCACGTCGTGTGTGAGGGCAAACTCTGCCTCGACGGCTCTTCAG AGTTATTATGA